From Lolium perenne isolate Kyuss_39 chromosome 5, Kyuss_2.0, whole genome shotgun sequence, a single genomic window includes:
- the LOC127302293 gene encoding probable auxin efflux carrier component 5b has protein sequence MIGWGDVYKVVSGMAPLYFALVLGYCSVRWWKLFTRDQCDAINRLVIYFALPFFAFDFNAHAGTFAASYRVLAADAVAKLLVIVSLAFWAAASSRKAAPTSYSWCITGFSLATLSNGLLVGAPLMDAMYGKWARDIVVQLSVVQAVVWLPVLLVVFEARQAWMEVTAPAPAPALEEGLQEDVDRAAAGGGRKKKTGCAFWGPLLRNVGLKVVGNPNVYASLLGVLWSIVANRWNLEIPLIIDGSIEIMSKTGLGIGMFNMGLFIGLQDKIIMTGPGLTTLGMVLRFVAAPATTMVGAILLGLRGDVLRVAIIQAALPQSVGTFFFAREYDLHADVLSTAVIAGTLVSLPVITGYYVVLGFI, from the exons ATGATAGGATGGGGGGACGTGTACAAGGTTGTGTCCGGCATGGCGCCGCTCTATTTCGCCCTCGTGCTCGGCTACTGCTCGGTGCGGTGGTGGAAGCTCTTCACCCGTgaccagtgcgacgccatcaaccgcctcgtCATCTACTTCGCGCTCCCCTTCTTCGCCTTCGACTTCAACGCCCACGCCGGCACGTTCGCCGCCAGCTACCGCGTCCTGGCCGCCGACGCCGTCGCCAAGCTTCTGGTCATCGTCTCCCTCGCCTTCTGGGCCGCCGCGTCCAGCCGCAAGGCGGCACCCACGTCCTACTCATGGTGCATCACCGGCTTCTCGCTGGCCACGCTCAGCAACGGGCTCCTGGTGGGCGCGCCGCTGATGGACGCCATGTACGGCAAGTGGGCGCGCGACATCGTCGTGCAGCTCTCGGTGGTGCAGGCCGTCGTGTGGCTCCCGGTGCTGCTGGTGGTGTTCGAGGCGAGGCAGGCGTGGATGGAGGtgacggcgccggcgccggcaccGGCGCTCGAAGAAGGCCTTCAGGAGGACGTCGACCGGGCAGCAGCCGGAGGCGGCCGGAAGAAGAAGACAGGGTGCGCGTTCTGGGGGCCGCTGCTGCGGAACGTTGGGCTTAAGGTCGTCGGGAATCCGAACGTGTACGCCAGCCTTCTCGGTGTTCTCTGGTCTATCGTGGCAAACAG GTGGAACCTGGAGATACCACTCATCATAGATGGCTCGATTGAGATCATGTCAAAGACTGGCCTGGGAATCGGCATGTTCAACATGG GATTGTTTATAGGACTGCAGGATAAGATCATCATGACAGGGCCAGGATTGACAACATTAGGGATGGTGCTGAGGTTCGTCGCGGCTCCGGCAACCACCATGGTCGGAGCTATACTTCTAGGACTTCGTGGTGACGTTCTACGTGTTGCCATTATTCAG GCTGCACTGCCTCAGTCTGTGGGAACATTCTTCTTCGCACGGGAGTACGACCTGCATGCCGATGTCCTCAGCACTGC GGTGATAGCGGGCACATTGGTTTCGCTCCCTGTGATAACCGGATATTATGTCGTTTTAGGTTTCATATGA